The Desulfosalsimonas propionicica DNA window CATAGAGCTCGATGTTGTGGGTGAAGATATTTTTCCAGAGGTTGGCCCGCAGCTGGCGCATGCTCGGGCTGATGCCGGTCAGGCCGCGGTCGATGAAATAAAACGCCCGCCTGAGCTGGTAGGCCAGGGAAAAATAATGCCGGAAGGCCTCCTCCCCGAAGCCGCGGGAGGCCATGGCCTGATGCACGTCATGGTAAAACGGAATTTTCACCGGGGTATCGCCGGCGGCAAACTGGCTTTTGATCAGTTCGTCATAATGATCCTTGAACCGGTAGAACAGCTCAAACAAAAACACTTTCTGCATCAGATCCCGGTCCTCGCCCTTGTAAGCATCCAGGCTGGCCGCAGACGCCTCCTGCAAACCGGCAATGCGGGTGTTTAACTCGTGGGCGATTTTCTCTGTGCGCTCTGACCGGGAGGCCTGCGGGGAAAGACCGCTTAACGCCAGTTCCAGGTCCTTGTGTTCATCGGAAAATGGATTGACCAAACCGGCTTTGGCAATTTTTTGAAAAAACTCTCTGTCAGCTGTACTGAGCATAAAACATCCGTTTCATGGTTATATCCGGCCGCCGCTCCACCGAAGCTTGGCCTTCAGGATATCAAAATAATTGTGACCCGGAAGCTTGATCAACTTTAGGGGAGATGGGCTTTTTTCAATGAGAAGGGTATCGGTGGGCGCAATTTCCAGACCCTGCTGGCCGTCAAATGTGGCCACGATATCTGCGGCCTTTTCCCCGAGACGGATCTGGATCCTTGAGGTGGCCGGCACGATCAAAACCCTGTTGGTCAGGGTAAAGGGGCAGATCGGGGTCACCAGAATGCCCTCCACAGCCGGATGCACCACCGGCCCGCCCGCTGCCAGGCAATAGGCGGTTGAACCCGTGGGGGTGGAGACAATGAGCCCGTCGCTGCGATAGGTTGTCAGATAATGATCATCAATGCAGGTTTCAATATTGGCCAGTCTTGCCAGGGCTCCCTTATTGATCACCACGTCATTTAAAACCGTTTCCTCCACACATAACCTGCCCTGACTGAAAATGCGCACCTTGAGCCGGGCCCGGGATTCAACCTCAAAATCCCGGTCAAGCACAGTCTGAGCCGCAGTAAAAAGGGAGTCCTCTGCGATTTCGGCAAGAAACCCGATATCGCCGAACTTCACGCCGATCATGGGAATACTGGCTTCACCGATCCAGCGCGATGCGCTCAAAAAGGTGCCGTCGCCGCCCAGCACGAATACGCATAACATGGTCTCGGGGTTCACCCCTGTGTCCCGGTCTGTCTGAAGACCCAGCTGCGGCTGAAAGGCATTCTGGCGTATAACCGCCACATTTTTTTTCTGCAGCCATTTTTCAAAAGCATCAGCTGTTTTCTGGGCTGCTGAATCCTGCTTGACGAATAATCCGATCTGTTTCACAGTATCCCCGATGTCGTGTGATGTCCAAAAAGGGTTTTGCGTACCTTTCCCATACTAGTTTCACGCCGGCCGGGCAAGGAATTTTCCCCGGCCAAAGACCCCGCGGGACAAAGGCAGCGGCTGATTTTTTCCTTGAAGGCCCCGGCTGTAGCCATTACACTCTGAAACAACGACCGCTTTTGCGCGCCCTTTTGTGTGCCCATGTTGCAAAAATGGACAAACAACCAAAACCCCCATTTCATGTCAAAAAGGAGCCAGCCGTGCACCCGCCAGATGCCATTCTCGAACGCACCCGGCAGTTTATGACAAGCCGGATTATTTTGACCGCAGCCCAGCTCGACATTTTCACCCTTTTGGAAAAGCAGCCGGATTCCGCAAACAGTCTGTTTCTGCAGCTGGGTGTGGACCCCCGGGCCCTGACCCGGCTTCTTGACGCCCTGGTGGCCGCAGAGATTCTGGACAAAAAAAAGGGAATTTATCACAACACCGGACAGTCCACGCTGCTCAGCGCCAATCATCCGGAAACCGTCCGGCCCATGGTCCTGCACATGGCCGAGATCTGGGATACCTGGTCCCATCTCACCGAAGTGGTTAAAAAAGGCGAAAAGCCCGACCTGGTGCCCATGACCGAAAAAGACAGCCAGACCCTGGAAGATTTTATCGGGGCCATGCACGTGGCGGGACGGCAAATGGCCGCAGACATTGCCGCAGACCTGGATCTCAGTGGTTATAAAAAACTGCTGGATATCGGCGGGGCGTCGGGCACCTACACCATTGCATTTTTAAACAAGGCCCCCGGGCTTTCGGCCATCGTGTTTGACCTGCCCAGGGTGCTTCCCATGGCAGAGTCCAGAATTGCGGAAAATCAAATGGCCGACCGGGTGGAACTGCGTGCGGGCGATTATAACACCGATGAGATGCCGGCCGACTGCGACCTGGCCCTGCTGTCGGCCATTATCCACCAAAACAGTCCCGAGCAGAACCGCTCGCTCTACACCCGCATCTGCCAAGCCCTGGAGCCCGGCGGGACAATCCTGATACGGGATCACATCATGGACGAAGACAGAACCAAGCCCCCGGGCGGGGCCATCTTTGCCATCAACATGCTGGTCAACACCCGGGGAGGTGACACCTATACCTTCTCAGAGGTCAAAAGCGACCTGGAGCAGGCCGGATTTACAGATGTTGCCATGGCGCGCGAGGGCAAATCCATGGATTGCGTGGTCATGGCTGTCAAACCGTCGTAACCGCCCTGAAAATACAGAAACCGCCGCAGGCCGTCTATATCCTTGCGGCGGTTTTCCCTGCAAATCCGAAAATCGGCCATTGCATAGTTCGTGCCCGAACGAAAACCAGGATTTTTCGTTAAGGTCCAGGACGGCGAAAATTTTAACCGCAGGAATACTCGACGTATTTTGAGGATTAAAATTTGAGCCGGACGCAGAGATTGGCGGAAAAGACGGTTTTCGTTCAGGCACTAGTTCAGATCCTCCCACCGGCTTTCCAGGCGTTCCATAACCTGGGGCATGGTGGTGTATTCCATTTCCTCCATGGGCAGGCGGTGGGGTTCAAATGGACCGTGCCGCCGCATGTGGTCAGCCAGCCGGTTGCATTCCTGCCGGGCCACGTCAAAGCTCGGATCATCAAACATGTCCCTGGGCCCGATGAGCTTTCCATCGGCAATCTGGAAACCCAGGGCCGTTACCCGGGGCGGGCCGTCAAACCGGGAGGGGTTGGCGTCCTTTACGGCAACGGGCATCAGCGGGCCTGTGTGAGAGCCGCGCATCCAGCCCTCCACGAGCTGGGCACGGGTAAAGGGCTCGAGCAGTTCGCCTACAGCCGGAAAATCGCCCTGGCAGCGAGTGATATAGACAGGATCATCCTTTCCCACGTATTTGCCCGCAGTCAGCGCGAGGCGCTCGGTTGATGTGGCCGCGGCGATCTCCCCGTCTTTGGTGTAAACCGATTTAACCATGTACTGGCTCGGAGCGCCGATAAAAACCAGCAGATCATAGATTTCCTCCGGGGCGTTAAAAAAGATCCGCTTATGGCCCTTTACATCATGGACCTGGAATTTGAAACCCTCATGGAGACTCGGGGAGATCACCAGGCCCGCGGTGTTAAACGGATCTGCAAACGCCTTGTAAAGCGGCAGGTTCCATGCGCCTGCAGAGGTTTTGTCGGCCATGAACACGATGACCGGTTCGGATTTTCGCTCCTCGAACTCCATTTCGGCCAGGCCCGGGCCCATGCCGCGGATTGTGTTGGAAAACGCATCCGTCAAAAGGTCCTGGCCGGCCCCGTAGAGTTTCAGGTTTTTGGCCGTCTCGGCACATGCCCAGAAAGTATCCCAGGCCATTTGATGAATTTCGGTGTTGTCGGTCCCCTTGCGATGGGTCATGATCAGTTCAAGATCATCGCCGCACGCGGTCACGTA harbors:
- the fbp gene encoding fructose-1,6-bisphosphate aldolase/phosphatase encodes the protein MDKKVTLSVIKADVGGLVGHSAIHPDLCKEAENRLETAKNQEQLLDYYVTACGDDLELIMTHRKGTDNTEIHQMAWDTFWACAETAKNLKLYGAGQDLLTDAFSNTIRGMGPGLAEMEFEERKSEPVIVFMADKTSAGAWNLPLYKAFADPFNTAGLVISPSLHEGFKFQVHDVKGHKRIFFNAPEEIYDLLVFIGAPSQYMVKSVYTKDGEIAAATSTERLALTAGKYVGKDDPVYITRCQGDFPAVGELLEPFTRAQLVEGWMRGSHTGPLMPVAVKDANPSRFDGPPRVTALGFQIADGKLIGPRDMFDDPSFDVARQECNRLADHMRRHGPFEPHRLPMEEMEYTTMPQVMERLESRWEDLN
- a CDS encoding NAD(+)/NADH kinase; its protein translation is MKQIGLFVKQDSAAQKTADAFEKWLQKKNVAVIRQNAFQPQLGLQTDRDTGVNPETMLCVFVLGGDGTFLSASRWIGEASIPMIGVKFGDIGFLAEIAEDSLFTAAQTVLDRDFEVESRARLKVRIFSQGRLCVEETVLNDVVINKGALARLANIETCIDDHYLTTYRSDGLIVSTPTGSTAYCLAAGGPVVHPAVEGILVTPICPFTLTNRVLIVPATSRIQIRLGEKAADIVATFDGQQGLEIAPTDTLLIEKSPSPLKLIKLPGHNYFDILKAKLRWSGGRI
- a CDS encoding methyltransferase; the protein is MHPPDAILERTRQFMTSRIILTAAQLDIFTLLEKQPDSANSLFLQLGVDPRALTRLLDALVAAEILDKKKGIYHNTGQSTLLSANHPETVRPMVLHMAEIWDTWSHLTEVVKKGEKPDLVPMTEKDSQTLEDFIGAMHVAGRQMAADIAADLDLSGYKKLLDIGGASGTYTIAFLNKAPGLSAIVFDLPRVLPMAESRIAENQMADRVELRAGDYNTDEMPADCDLALLSAIIHQNSPEQNRSLYTRICQALEPGGTILIRDHIMDEDRTKPPGGAIFAINMLVNTRGGDTYTFSEVKSDLEQAGFTDVAMAREGKSMDCVVMAVKPS